A window of Onychostoma macrolepis isolate SWU-2019 chromosome 01, ASM1243209v1, whole genome shotgun sequence contains these coding sequences:
- the LOC131541747 gene encoding carbohydrate sulfotransferase 12-like, with protein sequence MLKQLQFFLLLGTLFIIFFIIVHWDDVRDGTFYMHVASSSPALPTSMMSSGHWISEDSFLWKDSSRSVKPNLTIITTHLKHDQGPNNLTQTSAKSSPTHLELRQAHRRHLIRGLCSANSSFNFPGKFKTFDQIPSKALDHLIVDDHHGVIYCFVPKVACTNWKRVMIVLSQSLKAPDGAPYLDPLDIPSALSHNATLHLTFNKFWRLFGRFSRPLMHHKLKNYTKFLFVRDPFVRLISAFRNKFALPNEDFYRQFGSVMLHRYANISKPPDSAQEAFAAGIRLSFTHFIKYLLDPQTEEEKPFNEHWRQMYRLCHPCQIEYDFVGKLETLDEDTEHLLKILGMENHVRFPPGYRNKTAENWEREWFANISVADRRKLYSLYEADFRLFGYDKPETLLDE encoded by the coding sequence ATGCTAAAacagctgcagtttttcctTCTGTTGGGAACATTATTTATCATATTCTTCATAATAGTTCACTGGGATGACGTGAGAGATGGGACTTTTTATATGCACGTGGCTTCATCATCTCCTGCATTACCCACAAGCATGATGTCCTCTGGACACTGGATAAGTGAGGATTCATTTCTCTGGAAAGACTCAAGCAGGTCAGTCAAACCAAACCTGACAATCATCACAACTCACTTAAAACATGATCAAGGCCCAAACAACCTAACGCAAACTTCAGCAAAGTCTTCTCCAACACACCTCGAACTGCGTCAAGCACATCGTAGACATTTAATAAGAGGACTTTGCTCAGCCAATAGCAGCTTCAACTTCCCTGGAAAATTTAAGACATTTGACCAGATTCCAAGCAAAGCCCTGGATCATCTCATTGTGGATGATCATCATGGTgttatttactgttttgtacCAAAGGTAGCCTGTACCAACTGGAAACGAGTCATGATTGTGCTCAGCCAGAGCCTGAAGGCACCTGATGGAGCTCCGTATCTGGATCCTCTTGACATACCATCAGCGCTATCCCACAATGCTACTCTGCATCTGACGTTTAACAAGTTTTGGAGGCTGTTTGGTCGTTTCTCTCGTCCTTTGATGCATCACAAACTGAAGAATTACACTAAGTTCCTTTTTGTACGTGATCCTTTTGTACGACTTATTTCTGCTTTCCGGAACAAGTTTGCTCTGCCTAATGAGGATTTTTACAGACAGTTTGGCTCTGTAATGCTTCACCGTTATGCTAATATCTCAAAGCCCCCTGACTCTGCTCAAGAAGCCTTTGCCGCAGGTATCAGATTGTCCTTTACTCACTTTATTAAGTACCTGTTAGATCCACAGACTGAGGAGGAGAAGCCATTTAATGAGCATTGGCGGCAGATGTACAGACTCTGCCATCCGTGCCAAATTGAGTATGACTTTGTAGGCAAACTGGAAACACTTGATGAggatacagaacatttgttgaAGATTCTTGGGATGGAAAATCATGTTCGCTTTCCCCCAGGGTACCGCAACAAGACAGCTGAAAACTGGGAGCGAGAGTGGTTTGCAAACATTTCAGTAGCTGACAGGAGAAAACTGTACAGTCTTTATGAAGCAGACTTCAGATTATTTGGATATGACAAACCTGAGACACTTCTGGACGAGTGA